One window of the Cryptomeria japonica chromosome 7, Sugi_1.0, whole genome shotgun sequence genome contains the following:
- the LOC131857111 gene encoding uncharacterized protein LOC131857111, which produces MFLKSIDASSHVKNAAYLCEAIEEVIDEVGEENVVQVVTDNAASYVAAGKLLMERHPKIFWSPCATHCLDLMLEDIGKLGWVKECVERAKNICKFIYNHALVLSIMRQYTGERELARPGITRFASNFLTLKSLLKSKASLRRMFVGEEWTSSSYATTTAGMDVVDCIFDELGFWIPCAEIVQVTEPLVVLLRVVDGEKPAMGYIYEGMDRAKEAIRSIYVGVEDKYRPIWDIIDRRWHNQLHRPIHAAAYYLNPSFRFRADFKADEEVLSGLYSVVQRMVTDTTATLLEMDAFNNASGAIFASQLCKEGRTKLQPDRWWQMFGPSTPNLQKIAIRILSQPCSASGCERNWSMFEHIHSKRRNRLSVERLNDLVFVHYNLRLRTRQILDDDSSPITLEEVDPESDWLTESTDPVFTDEDLEWVDQADREAEAAAMAEEEDRARSGTAPMATQTGTSQAETMATQSSRTYLRRLCRRQIDSAEPEPEP; this is translated from the exons ATGTTTTTGAAGTCCATCGATGCTTCCTCACATGTCAAAAATGCGGCATACTTATGTGAGGCCATTGAGGAAGTTATAGAtgaggtgggggaagaaaatgtggtgcaagtggtgacggataatgcagcaagttatgttgctgcag gaaaacttttgatggagaggcacccaaaaatcttttggtctccatgtgcaacccattgccttgacctcatgctggaggatataggtaagcttggatgggtgaaagaatgcgttgaaagggccaagaatatatgcaaatttatttacaatcatgcattggtccttagcattatgaggcaatacacgggggAAAGGGAGTTGGCTCGTCCTGGTATAACGAGATTTGCCTCAAATTTCCTCACATTGAAATCCTTGTTAAAATCAAAGGCATCTTTGAGGcgcatgtttgttggtgaggagtggacttcctcatcctatgctacgaccactgcagggatggatgtagtagattgcatttttgatgagctaGGTTTTTGGATCCCTTGTGCAGAGATCGTGCag gtcactgagcccctagtagttctcctacgagttgttgatggggagaagcccgctatgggctacatatatgagggcatggatagggccaaggaggccattagatccATATATGTTGGAGTTGAGGATAAGTATAGGCCCatttgggacataattgatagaagatggcataaccaacttcataggcccatccatgcagcagcttaTTACCTCAATCCATCATTTCGTTTCCGTGCTGATTTCAaagcggatgaggaggttcttagcggGCTATATTCAGTAGTACAACGGATGGTCACTGATACCACAGCTACACTTCTTGAGATGGATGCATTTAATAATGCATCAGGGGCAATCTTTGCCAGCCAATTGTGTAAAGAGGGTCGGACAAAATTGCAGCCAG atagatggtggcaaatgtttgggccttcaaccccaaaccttcaaaaaattgccatccgcatattgagccagccgtgcagcgcttctggatgtgagcgcaactggagcatgttcgagcacatccactcgaagaggcgaaatagattgtctgtggagaggttgaatgatctagtctttgttcattacaacctccgtctcaggaccagacagattttggacgatgactcctctccgatcactctagaggaagtcgaccctgagtccgattggctcactgagtccaccgatccagtcttcactgatgaggaccttgagtgggttgaccaggcagacagagaggctgaggctgcggctatggcagaggaggaggatagagcacgatcaggcacagcacctatggctactcagactggcacatcacaggcagagactatggctactcagtcatccaggacctaccttagacgcctttgtaggaggcagatagactcggctgagccagagcctgagccatag